The Benincasa hispida cultivar B227 chromosome 9, ASM972705v1, whole genome shotgun sequence genome has a segment encoding these proteins:
- the LOC120085558 gene encoding uncharacterized protein LOC120085558 isoform X2, translating into MHSPEKLDGDYSANEESNVLSELETSISPNGDLQEGNDSENKNLGNSNALANGLSSMLINIIRDFDSKADDTLKSQSQLSSSLDRLTTELDQLLEDAPFPFIMQHASRISNVRKRVLSLNSILRTIQRRVDNIDRAISMGNLPDPDQRHCACRRMDEVERKASLSGLLSR; encoded by the exons ATGCACAGTCCAGAGAAATTGGATGGCGATTATTCTGCCAATGAGGAAAGCAATGTCTTGTCTGAATTGGAGACTTCCATTAGTCCCAATGGTGATCTCCAGGAAGGAAATGATAGTGAAAATAAGAATTTAGGTAATTCTAATGCTCTAGCAAATGGGCTCTCTTCCATGCTTATCAACATCATAAGGGATTTTGACTCCAAAGCTGATGATACTCTTAAAAGCCAGAGTCAGCTTTCGTCTTCCCTTGATCGTCTTACTACAG AACTGGATCAATTACTTGAAGATGCACCTTTCCCATTCATCATGCAGCATGCCTCAAGGATTTCTAATGTAAGAAAGAGAGTTTTGTCACTGAATTCCATCTTAAGAACTATACAACGAAGAGTGGATAACATAGATCGGGCAATCTCGATGGGCAATCTACCAG ATCCCGATCAGAGAcattgtgcttgccggcgtatggatgaagtggagaggaaagcttccctctcaggcttactttcccggtag
- the LOC120085558 gene encoding uncharacterized protein LOC120085558 isoform X4, with the protein MHSPEKLDGDYSANEESNVLSELETSISPNGDLQEGNDSENKNLGNSNALANGLSSMLINIIRDFDSKADDTLKSQSQLSSSLDRLTTELDQLLEDAPFPFIMQHASRISNVRKRVLSLNSILRTIQRRVDNIDRAISMGNLPVFSYHKARL; encoded by the exons ATGCACAGTCCAGAGAAATTGGATGGCGATTATTCTGCCAATGAGGAAAGCAATGTCTTGTCTGAATTGGAGACTTCCATTAGTCCCAATGGTGATCTCCAGGAAGGAAATGATAGTGAAAATAAGAATTTAGGTAATTCTAATGCTCTAGCAAATGGGCTCTCTTCCATGCTTATCAACATCATAAGGGATTTTGACTCCAAAGCTGATGATACTCTTAAAAGCCAGAGTCAGCTTTCGTCTTCCCTTGATCGTCTTACTACAG AACTGGATCAATTACTTGAAGATGCACCTTTCCCATTCATCATGCAGCATGCCTCAAGGATTTCTAATGTAAGAAAGAGAGTTTTGTCACTGAATTCCATCTTAAGAACTATACAACGAAGAGTGGATAACATAGATCGGGCAATCTCGATGGGCAATCTACCAG
- the LOC120085558 gene encoding uncharacterized protein LOC120085558 isoform X6, whose product MHSPEKLDGDYSANEESNVLSELETSISPNGDLQEGNDSENKNLGNSNALANGLSSMLINIIRDFDSKADDTLKSQSQLSSSLDRLTTELDQLLEDAPFPFIMQHASRISNVRKRVLSLNSILRTIQRRVDNIDRAISMGNLPGN is encoded by the exons ATGCACAGTCCAGAGAAATTGGATGGCGATTATTCTGCCAATGAGGAAAGCAATGTCTTGTCTGAATTGGAGACTTCCATTAGTCCCAATGGTGATCTCCAGGAAGGAAATGATAGTGAAAATAAGAATTTAGGTAATTCTAATGCTCTAGCAAATGGGCTCTCTTCCATGCTTATCAACATCATAAGGGATTTTGACTCCAAAGCTGATGATACTCTTAAAAGCCAGAGTCAGCTTTCGTCTTCCCTTGATCGTCTTACTACAG AACTGGATCAATTACTTGAAGATGCACCTTTCCCATTCATCATGCAGCATGCCTCAAGGATTTCTAATGTAAGAAAGAGAGTTTTGTCACTGAATTCCATCTTAAGAACTATACAACGAAGAGTGGATAACATAGATCGGGCAATCTCGATGGGCAATCTACCAG
- the LOC120085558 gene encoding uncharacterized protein LOC120085558 isoform X5: MHSPEKLDGDYSANEESNVLSELETSISPNGDLQEGNDSENKNLGNSNALANGLSSMLINIIRDFDSKADDTLKSQSQLSSSLDRLTTELDQLLEDAPFPFIMQHASRISNVRKRVLSLNSILRTIQRRVDNIDRAISMGNLPDKDVYN; this comes from the exons ATGCACAGTCCAGAGAAATTGGATGGCGATTATTCTGCCAATGAGGAAAGCAATGTCTTGTCTGAATTGGAGACTTCCATTAGTCCCAATGGTGATCTCCAGGAAGGAAATGATAGTGAAAATAAGAATTTAGGTAATTCTAATGCTCTAGCAAATGGGCTCTCTTCCATGCTTATCAACATCATAAGGGATTTTGACTCCAAAGCTGATGATACTCTTAAAAGCCAGAGTCAGCTTTCGTCTTCCCTTGATCGTCTTACTACAG AACTGGATCAATTACTTGAAGATGCACCTTTCCCATTCATCATGCAGCATGCCTCAAGGATTTCTAATGTAAGAAAGAGAGTTTTGTCACTGAATTCCATCTTAAGAACTATACAACGAAGAGTGGATAACATAGATCGGGCAATCTCGATGGGCAATCTACCAG